The following are encoded in a window of Sminthopsis crassicaudata isolate SCR6 chromosome 3, ASM4859323v1, whole genome shotgun sequence genomic DNA:
- the SNRNP70 gene encoding U1 small nuclear ribonucleoprotein 70 kDa isoform X2 — MTQFLPPNLLALFAPRDPIPYLPPLEKLPHEKHHNQPYCGIAPYIREFEDPRDAPPPTRAETREERMERKRREKIERRQQEVETELKMWDPHNDPNAQGDAFKTLFVARVNYDTTESKLRREFEVYGPIKRIHMVYSKRSGKPRGYAFIEYEHERDMHSAYKHADGKKIDGRRVLVDVERGRTVKGWRPRRLGGGLGGTRRGGADVNIRHSGRDDTSRYDERDRDRERERERRERSRERDKERDRRRSRSRDRRRRSRSREKEERRRSRERSKDKDRERKRRSSRSRERARRERERKEEPRGGEGPEPPEAGDAPPDDGPLGEPGPDGPDAPEEKGRDRDRDRRRSHRGERERRRDRDRDREHKRGERGERRDEAPRGGGGGGGGGGSQDNGLEGLGADGRDLYMEADAGEGYLAPENGYLMEPAPE, encoded by the exons ATGACGCAGTTCCTGCCTCCCAACCTTTTGGCCCTCTTTGCTCCTCGAGACCCGATTCCCTACCTCCCCCCCCTGGAGAAGCTGCCCCATGAGAAGCACCACAATCAGCCCTACTGCGGCATCGCCCCCTACATCCGGGAGTTTGAg GACCCCCGTGATGCCCCTCCTCCAACCCGAGCAGAGACGAGGGAGGAGCGGATGGAAAGAAAG AGGCGGGAGAAGATAGAGCGGCGACAGCAAGAGGTGGAGACAGAGCTGAAAATGT GGGACCCTCACAATGACCCCAACGCTCAGGGCGACGCTTTCAAAACTCTGTTTGTGGCCCGAGTG AACTACGACACGACAGAATCAAAACTGCGGAGAGAGTTTGAGGTGTACGGACCCATCAAGAGG ATCCACATGGTCTACAGCAAGCGGTCAGGGAAGCCCCGGGGCTACGCCTTCATCGAGTACGAGCACGAACGGGACATGCACT CGGCTTACAAGCATGCAGACGGCAAGAAGATCGACGGCAGGCGGGTGCTGGTGGACGTGGAGAGGGGCCGCACAGTGAAGGGCTGGAGGCCCCGCAGGCTGG GTGGTGGCCTTGGGGGCACCCGGCGAGGGGGGGCCGATGTCAACATCCGGCACTCGGGCCGCGACGACACTTCGCGTTACGATGAGAG GGACCGGGACAGGGAACGCGAGCGGGAGCGCCGTGAGCGGAGCCGAGAGCGAGACAAGGAGCGGGACCGTCGGCGTTCGAGGTCCCGGGATCGGCGACGGCGCTCCAGAAGccgggagaaggaggagaggaggcgCTCCCGGGAGAGAAGTAAGGACAAGGACCGCGAGCGGAAGCGCCGCAGTAGCCGCAGCAGAGAGCGGGCTCGCCGAGAGCGGGAGCGCAAAGAGGAGCCTCGGGGTGGCGAGGGCCCTGAGCCTCCAGAGGCGGGGGATGCGCCCCCTGACGACGGCCCTCTCGGGGAGCCCGGCCCTGATGGACCTGATGCCCCTGAGGAGAAGGGCCGGGACCGGGACAGGGACCGACGCCGTAGCCACCGGGGGGAGAGGGAGCGGCGGCGGGACCGGGATAGAGATCGTGAGCACAAGCGAGGGGAACGGGGTGAAAGACGGGACGAGGCCCCCCGTGGCGGGGGTGGAGGAGGTGGCGGCGGTGGCAGTCAGGACAACGGGCTCGAAGGGCTCGGGGCTGACGGGCGGGACCTCTATATGGAGGCCGATGCTGGCGAAGGCTATCTGGCTCCTGAGAATGGCTACCTGATGGAGCCGGCGCCAGAGTGA
- the SNRNP70 gene encoding U1 small nuclear ribonucleoprotein 70 kDa isoform X1 codes for MTQFLPPNLLALFAPRDPIPYLPPLEKLPHEKHHNQPYCGIAPYIREFEDPRDAPPPTRAETREERMERKRREKIERRQQEVETELKMWDPHNDPNAQGDAFKTLFVARVNYDTTESKLRREFEVYGPIKRIHMVYSKRSGKPRGYAFIEYEHERDMHSAYKHADGKKIDGRRVLVDVERGRTVKGWRPRRLGGGLGGTRRGGADVNIRHSGRDDTSRYDERPCPPRDRDRERERERRERSRERDKERDRRRSRSRDRRRRSRSREKEERRRSRERSKDKDRERKRRSSRSRERARRERERKEEPRGGEGPEPPEAGDAPPDDGPLGEPGPDGPDAPEEKGRDRDRDRRRSHRGERERRRDRDRDREHKRGERGERRDEAPRGGGGGGGGGGSQDNGLEGLGADGRDLYMEADAGEGYLAPENGYLMEPAPE; via the exons ATGACGCAGTTCCTGCCTCCCAACCTTTTGGCCCTCTTTGCTCCTCGAGACCCGATTCCCTACCTCCCCCCCCTGGAGAAGCTGCCCCATGAGAAGCACCACAATCAGCCCTACTGCGGCATCGCCCCCTACATCCGGGAGTTTGAg GACCCCCGTGATGCCCCTCCTCCAACCCGAGCAGAGACGAGGGAGGAGCGGATGGAAAGAAAG AGGCGGGAGAAGATAGAGCGGCGACAGCAAGAGGTGGAGACAGAGCTGAAAATGT GGGACCCTCACAATGACCCCAACGCTCAGGGCGACGCTTTCAAAACTCTGTTTGTGGCCCGAGTG AACTACGACACGACAGAATCAAAACTGCGGAGAGAGTTTGAGGTGTACGGACCCATCAAGAGG ATCCACATGGTCTACAGCAAGCGGTCAGGGAAGCCCCGGGGCTACGCCTTCATCGAGTACGAGCACGAACGGGACATGCACT CGGCTTACAAGCATGCAGACGGCAAGAAGATCGACGGCAGGCGGGTGCTGGTGGACGTGGAGAGGGGCCGCACAGTGAAGGGCTGGAGGCCCCGCAGGCTGG GTGGTGGCCTTGGGGGCACCCGGCGAGGGGGGGCCGATGTCAACATCCGGCACTCGGGCCGCGACGACACTTCGCGTTACGATGAGAGG CCGTGTCCTCCAAGGGACCGGGACAGGGAACGCGAGCGGGAGCGCCGTGAGCGGAGCCGAGAGCGAGACAAGGAGCGGGACCGTCGGCGTTCGAGGTCCCGGGATCGGCGACGGCGCTCCAGAAGccgggagaaggaggagaggaggcgCTCCCGGGAGAGAAGTAAGGACAAGGACCGCGAGCGGAAGCGCCGCAGTAGCCGCAGCAGAGAGCGGGCTCGCCGAGAGCGGGAGCGCAAAGAGGAGCCTCGGGGTGGCGAGGGCCCTGAGCCTCCAGAGGCGGGGGATGCGCCCCCTGACGACGGCCCTCTCGGGGAGCCCGGCCCTGATGGACCTGATGCCCCTGAGGAGAAGGGCCGGGACCGGGACAGGGACCGACGCCGTAGCCACCGGGGGGAGAGGGAGCGGCGGCGGGACCGGGATAGAGATCGTGAGCACAAGCGAGGGGAACGGGGTGAAAGACGGGACGAGGCCCCCCGTGGCGGGGGTGGAGGAGGTGGCGGCGGTGGCAGTCAGGACAACGGGCTCGAAGGGCTCGGGGCTGACGGGCGGGACCTCTATATGGAGGCCGATGCTGGCGAAGGCTATCTGGCTCCTGAGAATGGCTACCTGATGGAGCCGGCGCCAGAGTGA